The proteins below are encoded in one region of Limnochorda pilosa:
- a CDS encoding chloride channel protein: MNAAPHNRAAGPHARSRSLLERLPLSANFIVLVLAVVVGAAGGFASALFYWMIGLVGRAAGLLDAAAPFLQGTGVVWAAILGGLLVGPMTYRWASEARGHGVPEVMEAVAVRGGRIRPRVALVKAVASALTIGTGGSAGREGPIVQIGAGLGSSLGQVLRLSEARVRTLVACGAAAGIAATFNAPIAGAVFSLEVILGEFSVGAFSMVVLASATASVVAWALLGNQPAFLVPPHELVSRGELAFYVVLGLLAALAARAFVDLLYRTEDFFERLPLRGLLKPALGAAGFGLIGLLLPESLGPGYPAIEAALHAELAPLLLLALLGAKMLSTSLTLGSGGSGGVFAPSLFTGAMLGGAFGHLVHGLYPTVTAQPGAYALVGMSAFFAGATQAPITAILILFEMTRDYRIIVPLMLAAVVSTMTANALSRATIYTTKLIRRGVTLKGGRDVAVLEQLTVNQVMSRPAHTVRAEQTVRELVARMQQLRHNGFPVVDRGGRLVGVVTLQDVRDTPLDGRLDRQVREIMTPDPVVAYPDDDLHAILDVLERRDVGRLPVVSRADGGRVLGVITRSDVLRAYNRALVGHRREEPSVPEGIDAVEEHPASTAVAPGQTDEP, from the coding sequence GTGAATGCTGCACCGCACAACCGGGCGGCCGGACCGCATGCTCGCTCACGCAGCCTCCTGGAGCGACTTCCGCTCTCAGCCAACTTCATCGTGCTGGTCCTGGCGGTGGTGGTGGGGGCTGCGGGCGGCTTCGCCTCGGCGCTCTTCTACTGGATGATCGGGCTGGTCGGCCGGGCTGCAGGGCTGCTCGATGCGGCTGCGCCTTTCCTGCAGGGCACCGGGGTGGTGTGGGCCGCGATCCTCGGCGGCCTCCTGGTGGGTCCCATGACCTATCGGTGGGCCAGCGAGGCTCGTGGCCACGGCGTTCCCGAGGTGATGGAGGCCGTAGCCGTCCGCGGTGGGCGCATTCGGCCCAGGGTGGCGCTGGTGAAGGCGGTCGCTTCCGCCCTCACCATCGGAACGGGTGGTTCGGCGGGTCGAGAGGGGCCCATCGTCCAGATCGGCGCCGGGCTCGGGTCGAGCCTGGGCCAGGTCCTCCGCCTGTCGGAAGCGCGCGTCCGCACGCTGGTTGCCTGTGGGGCCGCCGCCGGGATCGCCGCCACCTTCAACGCGCCCATCGCGGGCGCCGTCTTCTCGCTGGAGGTCATCCTTGGTGAGTTCAGCGTCGGGGCCTTCAGCATGGTGGTCCTCGCTTCGGCCACGGCTTCGGTGGTGGCCTGGGCGCTGCTGGGCAACCAACCCGCCTTCCTGGTACCGCCGCATGAGCTGGTGAGCCGCGGCGAGCTCGCCTTCTACGTGGTGCTGGGCCTGCTGGCCGCGCTGGCGGCTCGCGCCTTCGTCGACTTGCTTTACCGCACCGAGGACTTCTTCGAGCGGTTGCCGCTGCGCGGGCTCCTCAAGCCCGCCCTGGGAGCCGCGGGGTTCGGCCTCATCGGCCTCCTGTTGCCTGAGAGCCTGGGCCCCGGCTATCCGGCCATCGAGGCGGCGCTTCACGCCGAACTGGCCCCCCTCCTCCTCCTCGCCCTGCTGGGTGCCAAGATGCTCAGCACCTCGCTTACCCTGGGGTCGGGCGGTTCCGGGGGCGTGTTCGCGCCAAGCCTCTTCACCGGTGCGATGCTTGGCGGCGCCTTCGGTCACCTGGTCCACGGGCTCTACCCGACGGTAACGGCGCAGCCTGGCGCGTATGCCCTGGTGGGCATGAGCGCCTTCTTCGCGGGCGCCACCCAGGCGCCCATTACCGCCATCTTGATCCTCTTCGAGATGACCCGTGATTACCGGATCATCGTCCCCTTGATGCTGGCGGCGGTGGTGAGCACCATGACGGCCAACGCCCTCAGCAGGGCCACCATCTACACCACCAAGCTGATCCGGCGGGGCGTGACGCTCAAGGGTGGGCGCGATGTGGCGGTCCTGGAGCAGCTGACCGTGAACCAGGTCATGAGCCGCCCGGCCCACACGGTGCGGGCCGAGCAGACGGTGCGCGAGCTGGTGGCGCGGATGCAGCAGCTCAGGCATAACGGGTTCCCCGTGGTCGACCGGGGGGGCAGGTTGGTGGGCGTGGTGACCCTCCAGGATGTGCGGGACACCCCCCTGGATGGGCGGCTCGATCGCCAGGTCCGGGAGATCATGACGCCCGACCCGGTGGTGGCCTACCCTGATGACGACCTTCATGCCATCCTGGACGTGCTCGAACGTCGCGACGTGGGAAGACTCCCCGTGGTGAGCAGGGCAGACGGCGGGCGCGTCCTGGGGGTGATCACGCGCAGCGACGTGCTGCGGGCCTACAATCGGGCCCTGGTGGGCCACCGGCGAGAGGAGCCGTCCGTCCCCGAGGGGATCGACGCGGTGGAGGAGCACCCGGCCTCGACCGCCGTTGCGCCGGGCCAGACCGACGAGCCTTGA
- a CDS encoding AMP-binding protein, with product MVHTDDGLFPAPNTPGAAWYPSERDLARSRLLRFIRAHGLGSLGELHRRSVQDPEWFWSEVLKDLDVRFHRPPERMLDLSRGPQWPRWFPGGVMNLAHNALDKWLETPKQDATAFVWEGDDGEARRYTYRELHREANRLAGGLERLGLRPRDRVGLFLPMIPETVVAMMALAKAGAILTPLFSGFGPEAVASRLADCEARFLITADGFYRRGKEVSMKAIADRAVEQVPSLERMVVVRRTGSPVAWDRHLDVAWDEVLAMGTETYETRRTRADEPFMIIYTSGTTGKPKGAVHVHSGFPLKAAQDLAHAFDLQEDDLLFWVTDMGWMMGPWMVYGALWLGASFLLFEGTPDHPHPGRLWELLERHRVTLLGVSPTAIRALMGKGEEWVRRYDRSSLRAIGSTGEPWNPEPWQWTLQVVGEGRAPIINYSGGTEISGGILGCYTILPLKPCSFGGPLPGMAADVVDEEGRPVRGGVGELVLRAPWPGQTSGFWQAPERYVETYWSRLPGLWVHGDWARLDSEGFWYLEGRSDDTLKVAGKRVGPAEVESALVSHPAVREAAVIGAPDPVKGTAIVAFVILNDASAATPSLAAELAQHAAGLLGKSLKPQEVHFVPEIPKTRNGKLMRRVLRAHYVGEEPGDLSALENPDVLQAIPRALGRGA from the coding sequence ATGGTTCATACGGACGACGGTCTCTTCCCGGCACCGAACACCCCCGGTGCCGCGTGGTATCCGTCCGAGCGGGACTTGGCCCGCAGCCGCCTGCTGCGCTTCATACGCGCGCACGGCTTGGGAAGCCTGGGAGAGCTGCACCGGCGATCCGTGCAGGATCCTGAGTGGTTCTGGTCCGAGGTGCTGAAAGACCTGGACGTTCGTTTCCACCGGCCGCCCGAGCGGATGCTGGACCTGAGCCGCGGCCCGCAGTGGCCCCGCTGGTTCCCCGGAGGCGTCATGAACCTGGCCCACAACGCTCTCGACAAGTGGCTGGAGACGCCCAAGCAAGACGCCACAGCCTTCGTATGGGAGGGAGACGACGGCGAGGCGCGCCGCTATACGTACCGGGAGCTCCACCGGGAGGCCAATCGTCTGGCCGGCGGCCTCGAGCGGCTGGGTCTCCGGCCCAGGGATCGGGTGGGGCTCTTTCTCCCCATGATCCCCGAGACGGTGGTGGCCATGATGGCCCTGGCCAAGGCGGGGGCTATCCTCACACCCCTTTTTTCCGGGTTCGGGCCCGAGGCGGTCGCCTCACGCCTGGCCGACTGCGAGGCCCGCTTCCTGATCACCGCCGACGGCTTCTACCGGCGGGGCAAGGAGGTGTCGATGAAGGCCATCGCCGACCGGGCGGTGGAGCAGGTACCGAGCCTGGAGCGCATGGTGGTGGTCCGTCGCACGGGGAGCCCCGTCGCCTGGGACCGGCACCTGGACGTGGCCTGGGACGAGGTGCTGGCCATGGGCACCGAGACCTACGAGACCCGCCGCACCCGGGCCGATGAGCCCTTCATGATCATCTACACCTCGGGCACCACGGGCAAGCCTAAGGGCGCCGTCCACGTCCACAGCGGGTTCCCGCTCAAGGCCGCCCAGGACCTGGCTCACGCCTTCGATCTCCAGGAGGACGACCTCCTCTTCTGGGTCACCGACATGGGTTGGATGATGGGCCCCTGGATGGTCTACGGCGCCCTCTGGCTCGGGGCGAGCTTCCTGCTCTTCGAGGGGACCCCGGATCACCCACATCCTGGCCGCCTCTGGGAGCTGCTGGAGCGCCACCGGGTGACGTTGCTCGGGGTCTCGCCCACGGCCATCCGGGCGCTGATGGGGAAGGGCGAGGAGTGGGTGCGCCGGTACGACCGCTCGAGCCTGCGGGCCATCGGCTCCACGGGCGAGCCGTGGAACCCCGAGCCGTGGCAGTGGACGCTTCAGGTAGTGGGGGAGGGGCGTGCTCCCATCATCAACTACTCGGGCGGCACCGAGATCTCAGGCGGCATCCTGGGCTGCTACACCATCCTGCCCCTGAAGCCGTGCTCCTTCGGCGGGCCGTTGCCAGGCATGGCGGCGGACGTGGTGGACGAGGAAGGCCGCCCGGTGCGGGGCGGGGTGGGCGAGCTCGTGCTGCGGGCGCCCTGGCCGGGCCAGACCTCTGGCTTCTGGCAGGCCCCCGAGCGCTACGTGGAGACCTACTGGAGCCGACTGCCCGGCCTCTGGGTGCACGGGGACTGGGCGCGGCTCGATTCCGAAGGCTTCTGGTACCTGGAGGGCCGCTCCGACGACACCCTCAAGGTGGCGGGCAAGCGGGTGGGGCCGGCCGAGGTGGAGTCGGCGCTGGTCTCCCACCCGGCGGTGCGGGAAGCGGCGGTGATAGGCGCGCCCGACCCCGTCAAGGGCACGGCCATCGTCGCCTTCGTGATCCTGAACGATGCGAGCGCGGCCACACCGTCTCTGGCGGCCGAACTGGCCCAGCACGCGGCCGGTCTCCTGGGCAAGAGCCTGAAGCCGCAAGAGGTCCACTTCGTCCCCGAGATCCCCAAGACCCGGAACGGCAAGCTGATGCGGCGGGTACTCCGGGCCCACTACGTGGGCGAGGAGCCCGGTGACCTGTCGGCCCTGGAGAACCCGGACGTCCTCCAGGCGATCCCCCGGGCTTTGGGGCGGGGGGCGTGA
- a CDS encoding ABC transporter ATP-binding protein, whose amino-acid sequence MIRLEHVSKRYAGRSAVEDLSFEVGEGEVVGFLGPNGAGKTTTMRIITGYMPPSEGRVELAGFDPVENPTEVKSRIGYLPENPPVYPEMTVLAYLRFVSDLKRIPRPQRTRQVEQAMERTDLGPARGRLIGHLSRGYRQRVGLAQALLGEPPVLILDEPTVGLDPQQIIEIRQLIRELSGAHTVLLSSHVLPEVQALCERVIIINRGRLVAEDRTENLGHSVRSGGRLELVVRAGGAQVVQRLQQLPEVERVEAVGEAASGETRLRVDERPGSDARPALFFALAEAGWPILELTRPSLSLEEVFVHLVTQETTPEENAAGQEGVSA is encoded by the coding sequence TTGATCCGTCTCGAACATGTCTCGAAGCGGTACGCCGGGCGTTCTGCGGTGGAGGACCTGAGCTTCGAGGTGGGCGAGGGCGAGGTGGTGGGGTTCCTGGGACCCAACGGTGCCGGGAAGACCACCACCATGCGCATCATCACCGGCTACATGCCCCCCTCGGAGGGCCGGGTGGAGCTGGCCGGCTTCGACCCTGTCGAGAACCCCACGGAGGTGAAGAGCCGCATCGGCTACCTCCCCGAAAACCCGCCCGTCTACCCCGAGATGACCGTGCTCGCGTACCTGCGCTTCGTGAGCGACCTCAAGCGCATTCCCCGGCCGCAGCGGACCCGTCAGGTGGAGCAGGCCATGGAGCGCACCGACCTGGGCCCGGCGCGGGGCCGCCTCATCGGTCACCTCTCCCGCGGCTACCGCCAGCGGGTGGGGCTGGCCCAGGCCCTTCTGGGGGAACCGCCCGTCCTCATCCTGGACGAGCCCACGGTGGGGCTGGACCCGCAGCAGATCATCGAGATCCGCCAGCTCATCCGGGAGCTCTCGGGAGCCCACACGGTGCTGCTCAGCTCCCACGTCCTGCCCGAGGTCCAGGCGTTATGCGAGAGGGTGATCATCATCAACCGCGGGCGGCTGGTCGCCGAGGACCGCACCGAGAACCTGGGCCACAGCGTGCGGAGCGGCGGGCGCCTGGAGCTGGTGGTGCGGGCGGGCGGCGCCCAGGTCGTCCAGCGGCTCCAGCAGCTCCCGGAGGTGGAGCGGGTGGAGGCCGTGGGTGAGGCGGCTTCCGGCGAGACCCGCCTGAGGGTGGACGAGCGTCCCGGTTCGGACGCCCGGCCGGCGCTCTTCTTCGCCCTGGCCGAGGCCGGGTGGCCGATCCTCGAGCTCACCCGTCCCAGTCTCTCCCTCGAGGAGGTCTTCGTGCACTTGGTCACCCAAGAGACGACGCCCGAGGAGAACGCCGCCGGGCAGGAGGGGGTCTCGGCATGA
- a CDS encoding DUF4340 domain-containing protein, whose translation MNRRSWVLLGTVVVFAGLLVYTLRGGDSGGGTETTAPKAFWQEDRNAVRQVEVQAEDGDRLVLERSTGAPAAAVTYHLPERFQGKVASPFDTYVPPGPETEWWIVEPERVPADPSAVSSLLFTLAEPRPGQEAAAQEAGGSPDLKPFGLDPPRATVRLHVQREAAEPVTRELRVGEATPLRSSTGAVQSYYVQAAGRAEVYTLPSYPIEKLFEGAGAFRMMQFARFETADATALRLLWADKPPVELVRAGETWRLERPERVPADASTVQDLLYDLNLLRADQVVSENASDEELAEYGLDNPRGEAVVWLRPEPPTPQPEADASGGTGEASGPSTEGAGAAAPAEALPRARVLWVGDFLSDGSGVYVRLASDRRVYRVRGDRLQRFWDTTADPLKLAQRSLLPQGWRAGSPDQIPLQRVAWKDGDAATVLERGDDGAWKGSEEAGAFLQELLAFRATQAVAVGREAEAEAGWSPGGALPEGAQQMTLEPEGTAQPSAPVTVTRLPGEEDVKGTQTVRLLWAAGEERLLLHADPADWQRLTEHL comes from the coding sequence GTGAACCGGCGATCCTGGGTGCTCCTGGGCACCGTGGTGGTCTTCGCGGGCCTGCTCGTCTACACCCTGCGCGGCGGAGACTCCGGTGGCGGGACGGAGACGACGGCTCCCAAGGCCTTCTGGCAGGAGGACCGGAACGCCGTCCGCCAGGTGGAGGTGCAGGCGGAGGACGGCGACCGGCTGGTGCTCGAGCGCTCCACCGGCGCACCTGCCGCCGCCGTGACCTACCACCTGCCCGAGCGGTTCCAGGGGAAGGTCGCCTCCCCCTTCGACACCTACGTCCCGCCCGGTCCCGAGACCGAGTGGTGGATCGTGGAGCCGGAGCGGGTGCCCGCGGATCCCAGCGCCGTCTCCAGCTTGCTCTTCACCCTGGCGGAGCCCCGTCCCGGCCAAGAGGCCGCGGCCCAAGAGGCGGGTGGGTCGCCGGACCTGAAGCCCTTCGGTCTGGACCCGCCACGGGCCACGGTGCGCCTCCACGTGCAGCGCGAGGCGGCCGAGCCCGTCACCCGCGAGCTGCGGGTGGGCGAAGCGACCCCGTTGCGCTCTTCCACGGGCGCCGTACAGAGCTACTACGTGCAAGCTGCCGGACGGGCGGAGGTGTACACCCTCCCCTCGTACCCGATCGAGAAGCTCTTCGAGGGCGCCGGGGCCTTCCGCATGATGCAATTCGCCCGGTTCGAGACGGCGGACGCAACGGCCCTGCGCCTCCTGTGGGCCGACAAGCCGCCCGTCGAGCTGGTGCGGGCGGGGGAGACGTGGCGGCTAGAGAGGCCCGAACGTGTACCGGCCGACGCCTCGACGGTTCAGGACTTGCTCTACGACCTGAACCTCCTGCGGGCCGACCAGGTGGTGAGCGAGAACGCTTCGGACGAGGAGCTGGCCGAGTACGGCCTCGACAACCCCCGGGGCGAGGCGGTGGTCTGGCTGAGGCCTGAGCCGCCGACGCCGCAGCCGGAGGCGGACGCGTCCGGGGGGACCGGCGAGGCGTCCGGCCCGTCCACGGAGGGGGCCGGGGCTGCCGCACCGGCCGAAGCGCTTCCGAGAGCCCGGGTGCTCTGGGTGGGCGACTTCCTGTCGGACGGCAGCGGCGTGTACGTGCGGCTGGCCAGCGACCGGCGGGTCTACCGCGTTCGGGGCGACCGCCTGCAGCGGTTCTGGGACACCACCGCCGACCCCCTGAAGCTCGCCCAGCGAAGCCTCCTGCCGCAGGGGTGGCGGGCGGGCAGCCCGGACCAGATCCCGCTCCAACGGGTCGCCTGGAAGGACGGCGACGCCGCCACCGTGCTGGAACGGGGCGACGACGGCGCCTGGAAGGGGTCCGAAGAGGCAGGAGCCTTCCTCCAGGAGCTGCTGGCGTTCCGGGCGACCCAGGCGGTTGCCGTCGGGCGCGAGGCGGAAGCGGAGGCTGGCTGGTCCCCGGGCGGCGCGTTGCCCGAGGGGGCGCAGCAGATGACCCTGGAGCCGGAGGGAACGGCCCAGCCCTCCGCCCCTGTGACCGTGACCCGGCTGCCGGGTGAGGAGGACGTGAAGGGGACGCAGACCGTGCGCCTGCTGTGGGCTGCCGGGGAGGAGCGTCTCCTCCTGCACGCGGATCCGGCGGACTGGCAGCGTCTCACCGAGCATCTCTGA
- a CDS encoding ABC transporter permease subunit: MSAVGTVYRKEMRLLLTSPLSYVVAAVFLALGGYFYWVILANTATASLTGYFGNSSVLLIFLVPVLTMRLWAEEEARGTSELLLTTPVSLGQVVVGKFLAVATLLGGILVLTAGYPLVLVLRAGPHVPTILTSYLGFFLLGAAFLAVGLFTSTLSGNQVVAAVAGFGLLLLLWLVDWAAGAMTGPASLVLRSLSAFGHFEPFTRGLVSGTHLTYFLSLAVGFLFLAERNLERRLWG, translated from the coding sequence ATGAGCGCCGTCGGCACGGTCTATCGCAAGGAGATGCGGCTGCTCCTGACCTCGCCGCTCTCGTACGTCGTCGCCGCGGTCTTCCTCGCCCTGGGCGGCTACTTCTACTGGGTCATCCTGGCCAACACGGCCACGGCCTCCCTGACCGGCTACTTCGGTAACAGCTCGGTGCTCCTCATCTTCCTGGTGCCGGTGCTCACCATGCGCCTGTGGGCTGAGGAGGAGGCCCGGGGCACCTCGGAGCTCCTTCTCACCACGCCCGTGAGCCTGGGCCAGGTGGTGGTCGGGAAGTTCCTGGCGGTGGCGACGCTCTTGGGAGGCATCCTCGTGCTGACGGCCGGCTACCCGCTGGTGCTGGTCCTACGGGCCGGGCCGCACGTGCCCACCATCCTCACCAGCTACCTGGGTTTCTTCCTGCTGGGGGCGGCCTTCCTGGCCGTAGGGCTCTTCACGAGCACCCTCTCCGGCAACCAGGTGGTAGCGGCCGTGGCGGGGTTCGGCCTCCTCCTGCTCCTCTGGCTCGTCGACTGGGCCGCGGGAGCGATGACCGGCCCCGCCAGCCTGGTCCTCCGGTCCCTGTCGGCCTTCGGTCACTTCGAGCCCTTCACCCGGGGGCTGGTGAGCGGCACCCACCTGACCTACTTCCTGAGCCTGGCCGTGGGGTTCCTCTTCCTCGCTGAGCGCAACCTGGAACGGAGGTTGTGGGGATGA
- a CDS encoding GldG family protein, which yields MSEQQPSPSNEQERAGTQPVGSAGPGGGRFGFLRRRQVRRGGESLVLTVAVIGILVLVNVLVGRAGWQADLSAEGRFTLSPQSLKVLRELPGAVQVTAFVREGSGGPLEDLLQQYARASDRFRLRLVDPVKEPSVAQQYQIRQYDTVVLEQGGRDRRVEPANLYAPGATQMQAEFRGEQAVTRALVELGREQALKVYFLTGHGESTPADRLAALSGLLEGEGYTVDTLNLAQEGSVPDEASVLVAAGPQSDLDPREREQIQTYVDGGGRLVLLMDPSPRDVPGWSGLAEHLGVRLQKDVVVDPQQSFFLDPLSPMPTLRYHDITRDLQEKQMRVMLPRARSLEILAQEDAPVEAAGLLETSLDAWGETSFQGTDLKKDPEDAAGPMTLAVAVTRPVAAASGSGGKTESASGAARPAAGAAEAASGAEEAPEASQAAPEPVAVVVGNASFLEGQVLGFQGNQDFFLNALNWLAGQEQLISIRPKTLENPTVELTSRLVTRLFYGFVVALPLAVLLAGGAVWWRRRAL from the coding sequence ATGAGCGAGCAACAGCCGAGTCCATCGAACGAGCAGGAACGGGCGGGAACGCAGCCCGTGGGCTCCGCTGGCCCCGGTGGCGGGCGCTTCGGCTTCCTACGCCGGCGCCAGGTGCGCCGGGGCGGGGAGTCGCTGGTGCTCACGGTGGCCGTCATCGGGATCCTGGTACTGGTGAACGTGCTCGTGGGGCGCGCTGGCTGGCAGGCGGACCTGAGCGCCGAAGGGCGGTTCACCCTGTCGCCCCAGAGCCTGAAGGTTCTCCGGGAGCTGCCCGGCGCGGTGCAGGTGACGGCCTTCGTGCGCGAGGGATCCGGCGGCCCCTTGGAGGACCTGCTGCAGCAGTACGCCCGGGCCAGCGACCGGTTCCGGCTCCGGTTGGTCGACCCTGTGAAAGAACCCTCGGTGGCCCAGCAGTACCAGATCCGCCAGTACGACACGGTGGTGCTGGAGCAGGGCGGCCGCGACCGGCGGGTGGAGCCGGCCAACCTGTATGCGCCCGGGGCTACGCAGATGCAGGCCGAGTTCCGGGGAGAGCAGGCCGTCACCCGCGCGCTGGTGGAGCTGGGCCGGGAGCAGGCGCTGAAGGTCTACTTCCTCACCGGGCACGGGGAATCGACGCCCGCTGACCGCCTGGCGGCCTTGTCGGGCCTGCTGGAAGGCGAGGGCTACACGGTCGACACCCTGAACCTGGCGCAGGAGGGCAGCGTGCCCGACGAAGCCTCGGTCCTGGTGGCCGCCGGACCCCAAAGCGACCTCGACCCCCGGGAGCGGGAGCAGATCCAGACCTACGTGGACGGTGGCGGGCGGCTGGTGCTGCTCATGGATCCCTCCCCCCGCGACGTTCCCGGCTGGAGTGGGCTCGCTGAGCACCTGGGCGTGCGCCTCCAGAAGGACGTGGTGGTGGACCCGCAGCAATCCTTCTTCCTGGACCCGCTCTCGCCCATGCCGACCCTGCGTTACCACGACATCACGCGCGACCTGCAGGAGAAGCAGATGCGGGTCATGCTCCCCCGGGCCCGGTCCCTCGAGATCCTTGCGCAGGAAGACGCGCCGGTGGAAGCGGCCGGCCTGCTGGAGACGAGCCTCGATGCCTGGGGGGAGACCTCGTTCCAGGGCACAGACCTGAAGAAGGACCCGGAGGACGCGGCAGGTCCCATGACGCTGGCGGTGGCCGTCACGCGGCCCGTGGCAGCCGCCTCGGGCTCCGGTGGGAAGACCGAGAGCGCCTCGGGCGCCGCCCGGCCTGCGGCGGGTGCCGCCGAGGCGGCGTCGGGTGCGGAGGAGGCCCCTGAGGCATCCCAGGCGGCCCCCGAGCCCGTGGCCGTCGTGGTGGGGAACGCCTCCTTCCTGGAGGGTCAGGTGCTCGGCTTCCAGGGCAACCAGGACTTCTTCCTCAATGCCCTCAACTGGCTCGCGGGGCAGGAGCAGCTCATCAGCATCCGTCCCAAGACGCTGGAGAACCCCACCGTCGAGCTGACGAGCCGCTTGGTCACCCGGCTCTTCTACGGGTTCGTGGTGGCCCTGCCCCTCGCCGTCCTGCTGGCGGGTGGAGCGGTCTGGTGGAGGAGGCGGGCGCTGTGA
- a CDS encoding FUN14 domain-containing protein, translating to MDPAMVGQVDWALLGGQASLGALLGYAVGFTAKKAIKVGLVLLAIFLVAGVALEQMGFLVVNWGLIEEAYRGSVQQVGGLGGFLRDWADRFASFIPVGAGFGVGFLLGLRKG from the coding sequence ATGGACCCGGCAATGGTCGGACAGGTCGACTGGGCCCTCCTCGGCGGCCAGGCGAGCCTGGGCGCGCTCCTCGGCTACGCGGTGGGGTTCACGGCGAAGAAGGCCATCAAGGTGGGTCTGGTCCTCCTCGCCATCTTCCTGGTCGCGGGCGTCGCCCTGGAGCAGATGGGTTTCTTGGTCGTCAACTGGGGCCTGATCGAAGAAGCCTACCGGGGTTCGGTGCAACAGGTGGGCGGCCTGGGCGGCTTCCTGCGGGATTGGGCGGACCGCTTCGCCTCGTTCATTCCTGTGGGGGCCGGCTTCGGCGTGGGATTCCTCCTGGGACTGCGCAAGGGCTAG
- a CDS encoding short-chain fatty acid transporter: MFQRTTQLLVRVVGRYLPDPFLFAVLLTFVVLLMGIGLTPHDIMDLLRYWGNGLFGLLTFAMQMTLVLVTGHVMASSRPVSGLLSTVARAARTPGRAIVITTLVAALASWINWGFGLVVGALLGREMAREVKGVDYRLLIASAYTGFLVWHAGLAGSVPLAIATPGHFLEPQIGVIPVAETIFAPVSWVPVLLLFIALPLLNRAMMPRPEDVVEVDPALFETVAAQTSAAAEPTPADLAERSWLLSALVGLIGLAYLVTYFVGGGSLNLNLVIFIFLIAGIILQGTPRNYLNALNEAVRGVGGIVLQFPFYAGIMGIMTESGLAVVISQWFVDIASARTLPFFTFLSAGVVNLFVPSGGGQWAVQGPVMIPAALTLGADVAKTSMALAWGDAWTNMIQPFWALPALAIAGLGARDIMGYCLMALLVSGVIIGVALLVV; encoded by the coding sequence ATGTTCCAGCGCACGACGCAGCTCCTGGTGCGGGTGGTGGGTCGATACCTGCCCGATCCGTTCCTCTTCGCCGTCCTCCTCACCTTCGTAGTGCTGCTGATGGGCATCGGCCTCACACCCCACGACATCATGGACCTGCTTCGCTACTGGGGTAATGGTCTCTTCGGCCTGCTCACCTTCGCGATGCAGATGACGCTGGTACTGGTAACCGGCCACGTGATGGCTTCCAGCCGCCCGGTCTCGGGCCTGTTGAGCACCGTGGCCCGGGCGGCCCGGACGCCGGGGCGGGCCATCGTCATCACCACCCTGGTGGCCGCGCTCGCCTCCTGGATCAACTGGGGCTTCGGCCTGGTGGTGGGCGCGCTTCTGGGCCGTGAGATGGCCCGGGAAGTGAAGGGAGTCGACTACCGGCTCCTCATCGCGAGCGCGTACACTGGTTTCCTCGTCTGGCACGCAGGCCTGGCGGGCTCGGTGCCCCTGGCCATCGCGACCCCGGGGCACTTCCTCGAACCTCAGATCGGCGTGATTCCGGTAGCGGAGACCATCTTCGCGCCCGTGAGTTGGGTTCCCGTGCTGTTGCTTTTCATCGCCCTGCCTTTGCTCAACCGGGCGATGATGCCTCGGCCGGAGGACGTGGTGGAAGTGGACCCGGCGCTCTTCGAGACGGTCGCCGCCCAGACGAGCGCGGCCGCTGAGCCCACCCCCGCCGACCTGGCGGAGCGCTCTTGGCTGCTGTCGGCCCTGGTGGGCCTTATCGGCCTCGCCTACCTGGTCACCTACTTCGTGGGTGGCGGCTCGCTGAACCTGAACCTCGTCATCTTCATCTTCCTCATCGCCGGCATCATCCTGCAGGGTACCCCGAGGAACTACCTCAACGCCCTGAACGAGGCCGTACGGGGGGTGGGCGGGATCGTCCTCCAGTTCCCCTTCTACGCGGGCATCATGGGCATCATGACCGAGTCCGGGCTGGCGGTGGTCATCTCGCAGTGGTTCGTGGATATCGCGAGCGCTAGGACGCTGCCCTTCTTCACCTTCCTCTCCGCAGGGGTCGTCAACCTCTTCGTTCCCTCGGGGGGCGGGCAGTGGGCGGTGCAAGGCCCGGTGATGATCCCGGCGGCCCTCACCCTGGGGGCCGACGTGGCCAAGACGTCCATGGCTCTCGCCTGGGGCGATGCCTGGACCAACATGATCCAGCCTTTCTGGGCCCTACCGGCCTTGGCCATCGCCGGGCTCGGCGCCCGGGACATCATGGGGTACTGTCTCATGGCGCTGCTGGTGTCGGGCGTCATCATCGGAGTGGCTCTGCTCGTGGTCTAG
- a CDS encoding DUF309 domain-containing protein — protein sequence MYVEEYESFVQRFNEGRYHEAYEALQDLWQRNTTKRFYKGLIQVAGAYRHWEDGNLFGAASLFHSAAEILREFAPRHQGMEIEELLPQLEACLQVVLRKNEDRAGTYHLPAIRLKVEGLTEGRAEEAGS from the coding sequence ATGTACGTCGAGGAGTACGAGAGCTTCGTGCAGCGTTTCAACGAAGGGCGTTACCATGAGGCCTACGAGGCGCTCCAGGATCTCTGGCAGCGCAACACCACCAAGCGGTTCTACAAGGGGCTCATCCAGGTGGCCGGCGCCTACCGCCACTGGGAGGACGGGAACCTCTTCGGGGCCGCGAGCCTCTTCCACTCGGCGGCCGAGATCCTGCGGGAGTTTGCGCCCCGGCACCAGGGCATGGAGATCGAAGAGCTGCTCCCCCAGCTGGAAGCATGCCTGCAGGTCGTGCTGCGGAAGAACGAGGATCGCGCAGGCACCTACCACCTCCCTGCCATCCGCCTGAAGGTGGAAGGCCTCACCGAAGGGCGGGCCGAAGAGGCAGGGTCCTGA